DNA from Lolium perenne isolate Kyuss_39 unplaced genomic scaffold, Kyuss_2.0 unplaced48, whole genome shotgun sequence:
GTTCTTCTTTCTTTTATCACTTAGGAGCCGTGCGAGATGAAAGTCTCATGCACGGTTTTGCATGAGAGAAAGAAGCGAGGAATCCTCTTTTCGACTCTGACTCCCCCACTCCAGTCGTTGCTTTTCTTTCTGTTACTTCAAAAGTAGCTGCTTCAGCTTCAGCCACGCGAATTCTCGatattcctttttatttctcATCAAACGAATGGCATCTTCTTCTGGAAATCCTAGCTATTCTTAGCATGATTTTGGGGAATCTCCTTGCTATTACTCAAACAAGCATGAAACGTATGCTTGCATATTCGTCCATAGGGCAAATCGGATATGTAATTATTGGAATAATTGTTGGAGACTCAAATGATGGATATGCAAGCATGATAACTTATATGCTGTTCTATATCTCCATGAATCTAGGAACTTTTGCTTGCATTGTATTATTTGGTCTACGTACCGGAACTGATAACATTCGAGATTATGCAGGATTATACACGAAAGATCCTTTTTGGCTCTCTCTTTAGCCCTATGTCTCTTATCCCTAGGAGGCCTTCCTCCACTAGCAGGTTTCTTCGGAAAACTCTATCTATTCTGGTGTGGATGGCAAGCAGGCCTATATTTCTTGGTTTCAATAGGACTCCTTACGAGCGTTCTTTCTATCTACTATTATCTAAAAATAATCAAGTTATTAATGACTGGACGAAACCAAGAAATTACCCCTTATGTGCGAAATTATAGAAGATCCCCTTTAAGATCAAACAATTCCATCGAATTGAGTATGACTGTATGTGTGATAGCATCTACTTTACCAGGAATATCAATGAACCCCATTCTTGCAATTGCTCAGGATACCCTCTTTTAGCTGCTAGGTCTATTTCTTTCTTAGTTCAAGATCCCTCTTACTAACTGGAATAAAAGAATTAGTAGATCTGTTCCGCCCAAAATGGGAATGGGCGCTAGGGTTATGAACTTATAATCATGGAATCAACTCGATCATCAGATTATAAGTTCATTCCATTTACATAGAAATCCCTACGTCCTTACATTCTATTTAGGATTAGGAATAGGTGTAATCAGATTAGGATTAGGAATAGGTGTAATCAGACCTGCTTTTGACATATCTATCCTATTCTTAGTTGGGTACCATATGCACCTCTTTGGGCTTCTATTGAATCGAGAAATTGGATTGTACATCTTTCATCTTTTTGATTTTGATATCGATTTTGATACATATAAGGTGTCCTACGGATAATGCAAATCGAAGCTATTTTATGTCTGACTCAGGCCTATATGACCGATCGATCGAAATACTCCAAGACTCCACCTTTGTCATATATTCCATATATCACATTAGATAGATATCATATTCATGGAATATGATTCACTTTCAAGATGCCTTGATGGTGAAATGGTAGACACGCGAGACTCAAAATCTCGTGCTGAAGAGCGTGGAGGTTCGAGTCCTCTTCAAGGCATAATATGGAGAATGCTCATTCAATCAGCATTCCCCGTAGAAGTATTCCGAAAATCTGCGCCTGGCGCTCTCCTCTATCTTCTGAGGTCCTTAACCATCTCCCTGAGAAAAGTAGACAGTAAAAGCCAAAATAGACTAAATATAGCCTGAACGATCCTAAAAATCCCTCGAAGGAGATAATAAAGAACCCAAAGCAGATGGTATCCTACTGCAAGGGTGGTCTTAAGAATCCAAAAGAGGTTGCTCAGAAGAGATAGATGTATCCCAACCGCTATTGCTCTCGCGTAAAGACTTTTTTTTACGCGACAGGAAAAAATGACTACGAATTCCCCTTTTTGTTTGCGAATCCCTGTTTGTATCCTTTGAGCACACGCCTATTAAGTAGCGATCAAATCAAGGAAATCGATCAAACGATCCCAATACCGTGAAAGAGAAACTTCCCAGATCCAGGAAGCTTATCATAAAGGGCTTCGACAAGGGGTTTTCTTCGTTCTTTGAGCAAAAAGATAAAGATCGGATAGATTCGAACCGCAATTGCAAAGGTAATAACTACTATGCCAGCCCAAATCATGATCTTCACCAACTTGGATTTGGTTCTCTCGCGAAAATCGCGAGTTGCAGAGATGAGAACCATGAAAAGCAAGATCCCGAATAAGAAAACAGAAACCGAGGAAACCACAAGAGTGAAGACTAGTAGAGTCTCGTCTTTTGCCATTCTTTGCTCCTTTTTCACTCAATGATTCATTCTAATTTCCCGACCAAAAATTCTATATCTCTATTCTATGATAtttctatatatatatagaatATGATATCTAATATGACACCCGATTTGTCAAAGGGATTGGATTGGTGACTTACCCATTCAGTGACTTTGGCACTGGACGTTCCAAAAACGGGTACTATCGGATCGGGTGAATTAGAGAATAGACAGAGGTCCGTTGGCATTTCAGCCTTTCTTCTCCTTTCAGGGCCTATCCGAAAGAGAATCCAGTACCTCTTGGTCCTGAATATCAGAATAGGACGAACGAACcggaccccgcggatatctttgCTTCGGAACAAAACAAAACCCTGCAATCAAATAGATTGTCCCAAGGGCGCCATATTCTAGGAGCCCAAGTTATGCTATTGAAAATTAGTTCCTCTAGCAGTTCCGGTTTGAGCATTCCGTTCCCTTTTTCAAACTCCACTTCTTTTCATATAGCAATCCCTGATCAAAGAGAGAACAATATCCATTTCAAAACATTTCTAACGGATTCCTTGGTTCGGACCGACGAAGTAATGGCACTCGATTATTATCAACCTGGCTGCAATCTTTTTCTGTCGGTAAGGATTGCACCAGAGCACCTTCTACTTCTAATAGGCCATGAACTATAGATAGAGAAGAATCATTCTGAGCGAGTACATAAGAAGCGATCCACTTTTTTTCATCGGTTCCAGGCCAGGGGAAGACCAAAGATCTTGCGCGGCAGGTCCGCCAGAAAAACGAAAAAGAGAAAGAAGTCTCGTTAATCTATTCATGCTCGTTCCAAGTTCGAAGTACCTTTTCTTTTGGCCAAAGAAAAACCCGCTTCCTGACACGATTGCCTCTTTATATAGATAGATTCGATGGGGTTATTACTTATAAGTCTATTTTGTACAAGAGCCCCTCCTATCTGATAGAAAAGGGTCCCATGATCCCGAGCCGATCTTACCTTGGCTCGCAAACCCCAAGTTTGTCTATGAAGAGCTAATCTAATTGTATTTTTTTTTAATGGATTTCTTATGTGGAATACTAATGGATAGGGCCTCGTTGCTAAGTGTTACAAGATCTAGTGCACTGGAACTCGTGGTTATGGACCCGAATCCTTTAGTATGCAACATTGTCTTTTCCAAGTAAAAACCCCTAGTATATGAAAGAATGAAAAGGTGCTTTCGTTCTTGTGGAATAAGAAGCCCTCGTACCTTACTGAAAGGAAAATCGTAATTTTTCGTTAGGTATTTGACCAAATAGGATCGTCCAGTTCCTATAGAACCTATCACTAAAATACCCGATAGGGCTAAGCGGAACGAAAAGGGTTTTCCATGAGTAAGTGATTGTCTGATAATGAGCAAGGAATATAGGTCTTTCTGCTAAAGGGGATCTATTAAACTCATAATTCATTGGATCCTTGTTATCAATGCCAACTAGGTATCATAAGTAAATGGATCCCGGTTGTTCAATCCTTTGATAACCAAGGTCATTCTTTGCTAAAGAGAAATGATCACTATGAGTCAGATTCAATAGAATTGGATCCATTCCAAATAGCAAGAATTAGGATTCTTGATCCCTCTCAATCTCTCTTTCAATTCGAGGATCCAGAGAGGTGTTTTCATAGTCATCTCCTAATATTTTCGATTTCATTTTTCTATGATATGCCTTTCTATATGAAAATTTGTTATTTACGATGTACGATGATCCCTGTTAAGCATCCATGGCTGAATGGTTAAAGCGCCCAACTCATAATTGGTAAATTTGCGGGTTCAATTCCTGCTGGATGCACGCGAACGGGAACGTTCCATAAGTCTATTGGAACTGGTTCTCTATCCATGGAATCTCATCCATCATCCATACATAACGAATTGGTATGGTATATTCATACCATAACATAAGAACAATAAGAACTCGAATTCTTATCGATACTGGAACTCAGAGCATAGGAGGGAAAGTCGATTTATGGATGGAATCAAATACGCAGTATTTACAGAAAAAAGTCTTCGTTTATTGGGAAAGAATCAATATACTTTTAATGTCGAATCGGGATTCACTAAGACAGAAATAAAGCATTGGGTCGAACTCTTCTTTGGTGTTAAGGTAGTAGCTGTGAATAGCCATCGACTACCTGGAAAGGGTAGAAGAATAGGACCTATTCTGGGACATACAATGCATTACAGACGTATGATCATTACCCTTCAACCGGGTTATTCTATTCCACTTCTAGATAGAGAAAAAAACTAAAGGAGAATACTTAATAATACGGCGAAACATTTATACAAAACACCTATCCCGAGCACACGCAAGGGAACCGTAGACAGGCAAGTGAAATCCAATCCACGAAATAATTTGATCCATGGACGACACCGTTGTGGTAAAGGTCGTAATTCCAGAGGAATCATTACCGCAAGGCATAGAGGGGGAGGTCATAAGCGCCTATACCGTAAAATAGATTTTAGACGGAATCAAAAAGACATATCTGGTAGAATCGTAACCATAGAATACGACCCTAATCGAAATGCATACATTTGTCTCATACACTATGGGGATGGTGAGAAGAGATATATTTTACATCCCAGAGGGGCTATAATTGGAGATACTATTGTTTCTGGTACAAAAGTTCCTATATCAATGGGAAATGCCCTACCTTTGAGTGCGGTTTGAACTATTGATTTACGTAATTGGAAGTAACCAATTAGGTTTACGACGAAACCTAGAAATCGATCACTGATCCAATTTGACTACCTCTACGGGATAGACCTCAACAGAAAACTGTTGAGTAACGGCAGCAAGTGATTGAGTTCAGTAGTTCCTCATAGAAAATTATTGACTCTAGAGATATGGTAATATGGAGAAGACAAAATTGTTTGAAGCACGCACAGAACCGGAAGCGCCCCTTGTTTCAAAGAGAGGAGGACGGGTTATTCACATTTAATTTGATGGTCAGAGGCAAATTGAAAGCTAAGCAGTGGTAATTAAGACCCCCGGGGGAAAATAGGGATGTCTCCTACGTTACCCATAATATGTGGAAGTATCGACGTAATTTCATAGAGTCATTCGATCTGAATGCTACATGAAGAACATAAGCCAGATGACGGAACGCGGAGACCTAGGATGTAGAAGATCATAACATGAGCGATTCGGCAGATTTGGATTCCTTTCCTATATATCCACTCATGTGGTACTTCATCATATGATTCATATAAGATCCATCTGTCTAGAGATCGTCATATACATCTAGAAAGCCGTATGCTTTGGAAGAAGCTTGTACAGTTTGGGAAGGGGTTTTTTGAGAGAAAAGAAGAATCTACTTCAACCGATATGCCCTTAGGCACGGCCATGCATAACATAGAAATCACACGTGGAAGGGGTGGGCAATTAGCTAGAGCAGCAGGTGCTGTAGCGAAACTGATTGCAAAAGAGGGTAAATCGGCCACTTTAAGATTACCATCTGGGGAGGTCCGTTTAGTATCCCAAAACTGCTTAGCAACAGTCGGACAAGTGGGTAATGTTGGGGTGAACCAAAAAAGTTTGGGTAGAGCCGGATCTAAGTGTTGGCTAGGTAAACGACCCGTAGTAAGAGGGGTAGTTATGAACCCTGTGGACCACCCCCATGGGGGCGGTGAAGGGAAAGCCCCCATTGGTAGAAAAAAACCCACAACCCCTTGGGGTTATCCTGCGCTTGGAAGAAGAACTAGGAAAAGGAAAAAATATAGCGATAGTTTTATTCTTCGTCGCCGTAAGTAAATACGTAACTAGGAATATGGAAATTGCATTTTTTGAATTTGCAATAATGCGATGGGCGAACGACGGGAATTGAACCCGCGCATGGTGGATTCACAATCCACTGCCTTGATCCACTTGGCTACATCCGCCCCTTATCCAGCTAAAggatttttctctttttttcattCATCATTATTCTATTTATTTTGACCTCCATACTTCGATCGAGATATTGGACATAGAATGCCACTctttaaaaagaaaaaaaaaaaggagtAATCAGCTGTGACACGAAAAAAAATGAATCCTTTTGTAGCTCATCATTTATTGGCAAAAATAGAAAAGGTAAATATGAAGGAGGAGAAAGAAACAATAGTAACGTGGTCCCGGGCATCTAGCATTCTACCCACAATGGTTGGCCATACAATCGCGATTCATAATGGAAAGGAACATATACCTATTTACATAACAAATCCGATGGTAGGTCGCAAATTGGGGGAATTCGTGCCTACTCGGCATTTCACGAGTTATGAAAATGCAAGAAAGGATACTAAATCTCGCCGTTAACTGAATTCAGAATAGAAAGATTATGAATAAACAAAGAAATACCCAATATCTTGCTAGAACAAGATATTGGGTATTTCTTTGTTTTATTTCTTCAAAAATTCCTATATGTTAGCAGAAAAACCTTATCCATTAAGAGATGGAACTTCAAGAGCAGCTAGGTCTAGAGGGAAGTTGTGAGCATTACGTTCGTGCATTACTTCCATACCAAGATTAGCTCGGTTGATGATATCAGCCCAAGTATTAATAACGCGACCTTGACTATCAACTACAGATTGGTTGAAATTGAAACCATTTAGGTTGAAAGCCATAGTACTAATACCTAAAGCAGTGAACCAGATTCCTACTACAGGCCAAGCAGCCAAGAAGAAGTGTAAAGAACGAGAGTTGTTGAAACTAGCATATTGGAAGATTAATCGGCCAAAATAACCATGAGCAGCCACAATATTATAAGTCTCTTCCTCTTGACCAAATTTGTAACCCTCATTAGCAGATTCATTTTCAGTAGTTTCCCTGATCAAACTAGAGGTTACCAAGGAACCATGCATAGCACTAAATAGGGAGCCGCCGAATACACCAGCTACACCTAACATGTGGAATGGATGCATAAGGATGTTGTGCTCTGCCTGGAATACAATCATAAAGTTGAAAGTACCAGATATTCCTAAAGGCATACCATCAGAGAAGCTTCCTTGACCAATAGGGTAAATCAAGAAAACAGCAGTAGCAGCCGCAACAGGAGCTGAGTATGCAACAGCAATCCAAGGACGCATACCCAAACGGAAACTAAGTTCCCACTCACGACCCATATAACAAGCTACACCAAGTAAGAAGTGTAGAACAATTAGCTCATAAGGACCACCATTGTATAACCACTCATCAACAGATGCAGCTTCCCAAATTGGGTAAAAGTGCAATCCGATCGCCGCCGAAGTAGGAATAATAGCACCAGAGATAATATTGTTTCCATAAAGTAAAGAACCAGAAACAGGCTCACGAATACCATCAATATCTACTGGAGGGGCAGCGATGAAGGCGATAATAAATACAGAAGTTGCGGTCAATAAAGTAGGGATCATCAAAACACCGAACCATCCGATGTAAAGACGGTTTTCAGTGCTAGTTATCCAGTTGCAGAAGCGACCCCACAGGCTTGTACTTTCGCGTCTCTCTAAAATTGCAGTCATGGTAAGATCTTGGTTTATTCAAATTGCAAGGACTCCCAAGCACACATATTAACTATAAATAATATAGATAATAGAAGGCTTGTTATTTAACAGTATAACATAGACTATATACCAATGTCAACCAAATCAGCTCAAGGATTGGATATCCATATAGCTAAATTAACCAAACAAAAAATTTTGTAAATGAAGTGAGTCCAAGTTAAAAACTAAGATTGGTCTTTTTTATTTTCCATATGGGTTGCCCGGGACTCGAACCCGGAACTAGTCGGATGGAGTAGATAATTGGTCCTTGTTACAATAGAGAAAAACCCCTCCCCAAATCGTGCTTGCATTTTTCATTGCACACGACTTTCCCTATGTAGAAATAGCCTATTTCTATTCCAAAGAGGAAGTTCTActaattttttagtttttttattttttattcgtAAATTAGTAAGTGGATTCGCCTCCTCTTTATTATAATAATTTATTATAATAAAAAGAACATTTCAGAATGCAAAATATGAAAGTTTTATCTTGATCATTTATCAACCCTTTTCTGTTTATTAGTTCTGTTTAATGATTAATTAAGAGGCTTCACCAGGTCGTTGATACGTATAATATCAAAATACCAAATACGCTCACTGTGTGATCCACGGAAAGAACAAAGGGTTGTTTTGGTGAACATCAAAGAAAACACTAGCTCTTCTTCGGTAAAAAATTCTTCTAAAAATGCCGAACCTAATCGTTGCATAAAAGTTCGTACCGTGCTTTTATGTTTACGAGCTAAAGTTCTAGCGCATGAAAGTCGAAGTATATACTTTAGTCGATACAAAGTCCGTTTTTTGAAGATCCACTATGATAATGAAAAAGATTTCTACATATCCGACCAAATCGATCAAGAATATCCCAATCTGATAAATCTGTCCAAATGGGTTTACTAATAGGATGGCCCGATCCAGTACAAAATTGAGCTTTTGATAAGTATCCTATGAGGGCAGTAGCGGGAACTATGGTATCCAATTTTTGGATTAGAGTATCTATTAGAAATGAATTATCCAGCATTTGATTCTTTACTAAGAAAGGACTTTTTGGTACACTTGAAAGGTACCCCATAAAATCAAAGCAAGAGTTTGCTAATTGGTTTAGATGGATCCTTCGCGGCTGAGTCCAAAAAGAGAAACAATATTGCCACAAATTGATAAGATACCATTTCCATTTTTTGTTCAAAAAAGGAGTACCTTTTGATGCAAAAAGGGCCTTTCCTTGATATCGAACATAATGCATAAGAGGATCCATAAAAAACCATATAGTTTTCCTAAAAAAACCAGGATACATTATCCAAAAATGTTCCATCTTCTTAGAAAAGTGGATTCGTTCCAAAAAAGTTCCTGAAGCTGCTAATGGTAAGCAAGAAGATTGTTTACGAAGAAACAACAAGAAAAATTCATATTCTGATACATAAGAGTTATATAGGAATCGAAAtagtcttttattttctttttttaaaAGAAAAATAGATTTCATTGAAGTAATAAAACTATTCCAATTTGAATAATTGTTGAGAAAGAATCGCAATAAATGCAAAGATGGAACATCTTGGATACGGTATTGAAGGAGTTGAACCAAGATTTCCAAATGGATAGGATAGGGTATTTCTATATGTGATAAATAATCCAAATGCACAAATTTGTCTTCTAAAAAGGAAAATATTGAATGAATAGAGTGTAAATTCTGAAACTTGGGTATCTCTTTTTCTTTCGGGCAAGGTAATTCTCGTAGCGAGAATGGAGTTTCTACAACGATCGCAAATCCCTCAGATAgaatctgagaataaaactcaGAATAAAAACCAATTTTGTAATCCAACAATCGATCCTGGTTAGGATGATTAACCGAGTTCATCCAAAAACTCTGCTGATACATTCGAATAATTAAACGTTTCACAAGTAGTGAACTAAATTTCTTGTTATTACAACTAAATATTTCCACAGGTTCGAAATCATTTAATCCATAATCATGGGCAAATGCATAAATATACTCCTGAAAGAGTAGTGGGTAGACAAAGTATTGTTGACGAGatttgtgtttttctgaataCCCTTCGAATTTTTCCATTTGTATTTCTACTTGAATCATAGAGAAGAAGAATTTCTTGGTTTATCAAATGATgatacatagtgcaatatggtcagAACAGGGTATTTTTGAATACAAACCCTGGAAAGAAAGGTAGTCTAATCCACAGATCTTTTTCCGCTCCTTTTCTACCCAATTAGTTTATGTTTGTTCTAAATTACAAAAGAGAACAGAAcaaattttttatttttgcagGCCAATTGCTCTTTTGACTTTGGAATAGAGCCTCTTTATCAATATACTGCTTCTTTTACACATTCAATCCATAATATCCCTTATTCAATTCATAATTAATAATAATTAGGATTtctaaaaataaagaaaaaaaaaaagggtCCACTCATGGGAAAACCCAACCTTTCCCCGCATCCGGCACTAATCTATTTTTAACGTCTAATTAGAGCGGGGAATCTTTCCAATTTGGAAGTTAAGCTCGTTGCTTTTTATTTTACCAGAATTGGAGCCAAGCTCTATCCATTTATTCACTAGACCCAGAAAATCGTAATTTTTATTCCATAAAAAAAAGAAATTGATTTTTTTACGACATGCTATTTTTTCCATTCATTACCCTTGAGGATCAGTCGTGGTCTTCTAGACTCTACCAAGAGTCTGGACGAATTTGTTGCTCCATCCAAATGTGTAAAAGATCATAGTCGCACTTAAAAGCCGAGTACTCTACCATTGAGTTAGCAACCCAGATAAAAAAAGATCTTAGATACGATCGAAATCCAAAAATCAATGGAATTACACCGCCCGCTTCTGTCAAAACATTGAATTAGCAAGACATCAAAAGAAAGAATTTATCGACCATGAAAAACACTCAAATgccaaaatgaacaggtccggttAAATTCCATTAAGGTTAAAAAAAGAACGACCCCAACCAACCACGATGGCAAAACGCTCCTTTTTTTAGCTATTTTTATTTTAATAAAAAAAATCTTGTATGAAAATACATGCAAGAGGAACACCCTTATCATTTGAGCGAAGTGTaggcagaaaaatataaatatgcAGTAAGGTCTATTGAACAAATAGAATTTGTAGGAGGATAAAGAGACCTATCTATCTACAAATTCTATTTGTTCAATAGACCTTTGTCAATGGAAATACAATGGTAAGAAAACAAATTAGATAGAAAAAGTAAATAAAATAGGGGCTTATATTGGATTGGCACGACATAAATCCAAATAGGACTAAGAAGGAGGTAAATTATGTCTAAATAATTAGAGAACGAGGAATACTAGTGATCTTCTTCTACTTTATTTATTCATTTAGTTCTTCAATAAACTCaaagttctttctttttctttaaaGAATTCTGCCTTCCTTAAAATATCATAAACAGTTCTTGTCGGTTGAGCACCCTTTTCAAGGAAATAGAGAATAGCTGgaacatttaaacaagtttgattCTTTATCGGATCATAAAAACCTACTTTTCGAAGATCTCTTCCTTCTCTTCGAGATCGGACATCAATTGCAACGATTCGATAGACAGCTTATTGGGATAGAGGTAGATAAATAACGCCCCCTAGAAACGTATAGGAGGTTTTCTCCTCATACGGCTCGagaaaatgatttgaatttctGTCTATAGTCTATAGTAATAGAAATTAGACTATGACGTGCATTAATTTCCTTACAGAAAAAACAAATTTCATTTATACTCATGACTCAAGTTGGCTAATTTTGACTGACAGACTTCAAAGACTAAATCCTTCCAAAATTTTTGAGTCGTCTCTAAACTCTTTTCTTTGTCTCATTTCGAGCGAATTTACTTTTATCCCTTATTCTGATCCAATTCTGTTGTTGAGACAATTGAAAATTGTGTTTACTTGTTCTGGAATCCTTTATCTTTGATTTGTGAAATCCTTGGGTTTAGACATTACTTCGGGAATTTCTATTCTTTTTTCTTTCAAAAGAGTAGCAACATACCCTCTTTTTCTTATTTCCTTCGATAAAGCATATCCCTCTTATATAGAAATCAAATAAGCCGGATTAATTCTGATATACTTTTAATTGAAAGAGTTTTCCCTATCTTCAAAAAGAGGACTTTCTTCTTATTTTAACCTTTCTATTTTTATATTAAGGATAGACTGACAAAGTTGGCCTAATTTATTAGTTTTCACTAACCCTAGATTCTTTCCCTTGATAAAAAATAAATTCTATTCGAGCTCGAGCTCCATCGTGTACTATAATTACTTAAAAACAAACAACCCAGCGCAAATTTGGTTCGGGAGGAATAGAACAGACTATGTCGAGCCAAGAGCATTTTCATTACTATGGAAAATGATGGATAGCAAAATCCACAATTGATCATGTCCTTCAAGTCGCACGTTGCTTTCTACCACATCGTTTTAAACGAAGTTTTACCATAACAAACATTCCTCTTTTCAGTGCAAAGTGGTATAGAGAATTGATCCAATATGGATGGAATCGTGAATAGTCATTGGTTTAGTTTTGTGTATACTAATTCAAACTTGCTGTATATGGAGTAATATGGATAAAAGAAAGTAAGTTTTTATTGGGAAAGCCTCCGATCCTATTTATTTAAGCCCATATTATATCATATGAATGAAACATAGTTCGAAAAAGACGACTAAACGGGTTTGCTTAAGACTTATTTATTATTAATATTAACCACCAGACGGCTCGAGATCATCAATTTTGAAGTGAGAAGAGAAGGATCCACTCTTCCCCAATAAATAAACTATCAACCTTCAAAAaagtttaattaatttaattactaTATTAGAATTAGATTAGCAATATATTTCTTTCCTTTAGAATTAGATTAGCAatatatttctttccttaagaaaAAAAAAGAACTATAGTAACTAACATAAAATACTCCAATGAAAACATTGAAAGTTTTTGATAGTTAGAGAATTCTCGTACTTCCGTACTTCTTCGCCTTGAATACAAAAAAAAGTAAGAAAAAATATGATTAAGTGAATTTAAGTGATTTATAGTAGAAGCATATCCTAAATGTGACTGATAGACACAATTTTttcatgaaaataaagatattcaaTTTGATTTGACTGGACTTAAGACTTTATTATGTTTTCTGAGAAAGAAAGTGAATGCTTAGAAATGCCTCTAATCTAAGAGTTCATAAGATACCATTATTCTCTTTAATAAATTAATAAAC
Protein-coding regions in this window:
- the LOC139834394 gene encoding large ribosomal subunit protein uL2cz/uL2cy, with translation MAEWLKRPTHNWRILNNTAKHLYKTPIPSTRKGTVDRQVKSNPRNNLIHGRHRCGKGRNSRGIITARHRGGGHKRLYRKIDFRRNQKDISGRIVTIEYDPNRNAYICLIHYGDGEKRYILHPRGAIIGDTIVSGTKVPISMGNALPLKSTSTDMPLGTAMHNIEITRGRGGQLARAAGAVAKLIAKEGKSATLRLPSGEVRLVSQNCLATVGQVGNVGVNQKSLGRAGSKCWLGKRPVVRGVVMNPVDHPHGGGEGKAPIGRKKPTTPWGYPALGRRTRKRKKYSDSFILRRRK